TTAATATTTCTTAACGCCTCTAAAATACGTACACCGTAAATAGAACCAGATGCTCCACTTATTCCAATTACAATTCTGCTATTCACTTAACTCTTCTTCGTAGCTCATTCCCAATGCACGTTTATAGGTATCAAGCAATATTTCCTGTTCCTCTCTGTCATCATCATCCATCTTCCTCAGTCTAATAATTTGTTTCATCACTTTTATATCCCAACCTTCATCTGCGGCTTTTACATATACATCACGAATATGATCTTGCACATCCCTCTTTTCT
The nucleotide sequence above comes from Wolbachia endosymbiont of Oedothorax gibbosus. Encoded proteins:
- a CDS encoding DUF2312 domain-containing protein, which gives rise to MEDTVKITAEELKGYIERIEKLEQEKRDVQDHIRDVYVKAADEGWDIKVMKQIIRLRKMDDDDREEQEILLDTYKRALGMSYEEELSE